A stretch of Camelina sativa cultivar DH55 chromosome 18, Cs, whole genome shotgun sequence DNA encodes these proteins:
- the LOC104761314 gene encoding uncharacterized protein LOC104761314, translating to MGRSSIPTHKSEYTTTIMAKDSISLLDHLGWKRAHIIGHSMGAMIACKLAALVPERVLSLALLNVTGGGFECFPKLDRQTISIAIRFLKAKTPHQRAAVDLDTHYSKDYLEESVGTNTRRAILYEQYVKGISETGMQSKHGFDGQLNACWLHKITKPEIELIRSAGFLVSVIHGRHDVIAQICYARRLAQRLYPVAKMVDLHGGHLVSHERTEEVNKSLLELIKASEMKKKPTDWTNLTMEDPGYFKMRLTLIRSSSESKSAVSPGHFIMEKFNRFLLFLFGLLVLAFEYARRTFRMVKPVKVGPSLT from the exons ATGGGTCGAAGCTCCATACCTACCCACAAATCCGAGTACAC AACAACGATAATGGCAAAGGATTCAATTAGTTTGTTGGATCATTTGGGTTGGAAGAGAGCTCACATCATTGGCCATTCTATGG GAGCAATGATAGCTTGCAAGTTAGCTGCGTTGGTGCCCGAACGGGTTCTTTCTTTGGCTTTGCTTAATGTTACAGGTGGAGGTTTCGAATGTTTCCCCAAG CTTGACCGACAAACAATTTCAATTGCGATACGTTTTCTGAAGGCAAAGACTCCTCATCAAAGGGCAGCTGTTGATTTGGACACACATTATTCAAAG GATTACCTAGAAGAATCAGTAGGAACTAACACAAGACGGGCAATTTTATACGAG CAATATGTAAAGGGAATATCAGAAACTGGAATGCAGTCCAAGCACGGGTTTGATGGCCAACTTAATGCTTGTTGGTtacacaaaatcacaaaaccaGAGATTGAACTAATCCGCTCGGCTGGATTTCTTGTCTCAGTCATTCATGGAAG ACATGATGTGATTGCTCAGATATGTTACGCAAGAAGATTGGCACAGAGACTATATCCTGTTGCTAAAATGGTGGATCTTCATGGAGGTCATCTTGTAAGCCACGAGAGAACAGAAGAG GTTAATAAATCTCTTCTCGAGTTAATCAAGGCGtcagaaatgaagaaaaaaccaACTGATTGGACTAACCTCACCATGGAAGATCCAG GTTATTTCAAGATGAGACTAACATTGATTAGAAGCTCCTCGGAAAGCAAGAGTGCCGTCTCTCCTGGACATTTCATAATGGAAAAGTTCAATCGCTTTCTACTTTTCCTCTTCGGACTTCTGGTTTTGGCATTTGAGTATGCAAGAAGAACTTTCAGGATGGTAAAACCCGTCAAAGTTGGACCTTCTCTCACATAA
- the LOC104763418 gene encoding protein RKD4-like: MSSSPCSTLLLKKKNCSVLFQSLTLQQMDPNSLSLLNSPKIENDYDPDSLYDMLDKLPPLESLLDIEDLKPTRGLHFQFQYESFEDLFESIDVTNIIPSDDIDMPAQEPYISSGSSSSSPLAVQKYCPSSNVRSEKRTVKKRNSKKKRQDKLEMSEIKQFFDRPIMKAAKELNVGLTVLKKRCRELGIYRWPHRKLKSLNSLIKNLKSVGMEEEVKNLEEHRVLIEQEPDAELSDGTKKLRQACFKANYKRRKSLADDYC, translated from the exons ATGAGTTCATCACCATGTTCCACTCtcctactaaaaaaaaaaaattgttctgttttgtttcaatCACTGACTCTTCAACAAATGGATCCTAACTCTCTCTCACTACTCAATTCTCCGAAAATCGAAAACGATTATGATCCAGATTCGTTATACGACATGTTAGACAA GTTGCCTCCGTTAGAGTCTCTCCTCGATATAGAAGATCTGAAACCAACTCGGGGTTTGCATTTTCAGTTTCAGTACGAAAGCTTTGAAGATCTCTTCGAGAGCATTGACGTGACGAACATAATCCCATCTGATGATATTGACATGCCGGCACAAGAACCCTACATCTCCAGTGGTTCCTCATCCTCCTCGCCATTGGCTGTTCAAAAATACTGTCCCAGTTCGAACGTGAGATCTGAAAAGAGGACGGTGAAGAAGAGGAACTCTAAGAAAAAGAGGCAGGACAAGTTAGAGATGTCTGAAATCAAACAGTTCTTTGATAGACCAATCATGAAAGCTGCGAAAGAACTCAACGTGGGACTTACCGTGTTGAAGAAGCGATGCAGGGAACTAGGTATTTACCGGTGGCCTCACCGGAAGCTCAAGAGTCTTAACTCCCTCATCAAGAATCTCAAG AGTGTTGGAATGgaggaagaagtgaagaacTTGGAGGAACATAGGGTTCTTATAGAGCAAGAACCTGATGCTGAGCTCAGTGATGGAACCAAAAAACTGAGGCAAGCTTGTTTCAAAGCAAATTACAAGAGACGAAAGTCACTTGCTGATGATTACTGTTGA
- the LOC109130551 gene encoding uncharacterized protein LOC109130551 yields the protein MASTVPAMTRSDQTWDYSCNLDVNFESEEHALIAYTSLAVDKELQPDKVRRVMSVSNNKLSVHFEAIEARLLRASFSAFVDVLTLATRTIQEFGQK from the exons ATGGCTTCGACTGTTCCTGCAATGACTCGTTCTGACCAAACCTGGGATTATAGCTG TAATTTGGATGTGAATTTTGAATCGGAAGAACATGCTTTGATTGCTTATACATCATTGGCTGTTGATAAAGAG TTGCAGCCTGATAAAGTGAGAAGAGTTATGTCTGTATCAAACAACAAGCTTTCTGT GCATTTTGAAGCGATAGAGGCAAGGCTACTTCGTGCTTCGTTCTCTGCGTTTGTCGACGTTCTTACGCTGGCCACAAGAACAATTCAAGAATTTGGGCAGAAGTGA